In one Bradysia coprophila strain Holo2 unplaced genomic scaffold, BU_Bcop_v1 contig_415, whole genome shotgun sequence genomic region, the following are encoded:
- the LOC119082324 gene encoding leucine-rich repeat-containing protein 9, with protein sequence MPVNDLPPEETKSTSSSSDSASIEQLPSSLSSISLHEDDFGTETVYQPLVIPREPKLDELLRKVSGSQDLHRLTEVNLKLSSTMVCIQRLEVFLPNLVSLNLDGSSLNSLRDLGTGLVIKYLNVSRCGLTSLDGTNGLASLIHLVAESNAIREVSPIFNLNDLRKLNLRGNLIDNFGTVSFLSMCPELIEVDLISNPVCYLNNYRNEVKSFVPNLVLLDGTPFNSLPNDGTCETGNTSSEFSSLSDQTRSDVSNNEIVTINHQLPRPNSFGNINMTDNKTIRINRPSTADPINPSTSRNLSSGEPVCGNVISRIRFNRKHKRPAWIASDTSSSVSSGSDSISSREFPEVLPQQSFDLELGVLGMVGSESDPNRLSENDDHAKLLRVAKTWRRNKNLSMLGREEK encoded by the exons atgcctGTGAACGACTTGCCACCAGAAGAAACAAAGTCTACATCATCTTCATCTGATTCCGCTTCGATCGAACAGCTTCCATCAAGTCTCAGCAGTATATCATTACATGAAGACGATTTTGGAACTGAAACAGTATATCAACCGCTCGTCATTCCGAGGGAACCTAAACTGGATGAATTGCTA CGTAAAGTGTCCGGATCGCAAGACCTTCATAGATTGACTGAAGTAAACCTTAAATTGTCTTCCACTATGGTATGCATACAAAGACTGGAAGTGTTCCTACCGAATTTGGTCTCGCTGAATTTGGATGGAAGTTCTTTGAATTCGTTACGTGACTTAGGAACAGGACTTgtgattaaatatttaaatgtaagCCGTTGTGGACTAACCAGTTTGGACGGAACGAATGGGCTGGCCAGTTTAATTCATTTGGTAGCTGAATCAAATGCAATTCGAGAGGTGTCaccaatatttaatttaaatgactTGAGGAAGCTCAACCTACGTGG AAATCTTATTGATAATTTCGGAACAGTTAGCTTCTTATCAATGTGTCCGGAGCTGATAGAAGTTGATTTAATCAGCAATCCCGTCTGTTACCTGAATAATTATAGGAATGAAGTTAAATCCTTTGTGCCCAACTTGGTTCTACTTGACGGTACTCCGTTCAATAGTCTACCCAACGACGGAACTTGTGAGACAGGAAACACATCATCCGAGTTTAGTTCATTATCTGACCAAACCCGAAGTGATGTGTCCAACAATGAAATAGTTACGATAAATCATCAATTACCCCGACCAAACAGTTTCGGTAACATAAACATGACCGACAACAAAACTATCCGAATTAATCGACCATCAACGGccg ACCCAATAAATCCTTCAACAAGCAGAAATTTATCGTCAGGTGAACCGGTTTGTGGTAATGTAATTTCACGCATTCGATTTAATCGAAAGCACAAACGACCCGCATGGATTGCATCCGATACATCGTCATCGGTATCGAGTGGCAGTGATTCAATATCTTCAAGAGAATTTCCGGAAGTACTTCCCCAGCAATCGTTCGATTTGGAATTGGGCGTGTTAGGGATGGTCGGTAGTGAATCCGATCCGAATCGTTTATCCGAAAACGACGATCATGCGAAACTATTGCGTGTGGCTAAGACGTGGaggagaaacaaaaatttgtcgaTGTTGGGTCGAGAGGAAAAGTGA